In Williamwhitmania sp., the genomic stretch ATGGTGGAGATTATTACCGATGCCACCGACGATGATATCATTGTAACGCCAATGCTTTCGCCAATGAAATACATTAGAGGCTCAAAAAAAGCAAGAATAATAAAGAGCTTAAGGTCACCTGGTTTAATTTTCTCCAACTTTCCAAGGAAGTAGCTCACAGGAAAGAGAAACAGAAGGGAAATTAGCAGCCTAAAGAACACCAGCGTAATGGGATAAGCACCATATTCTTGGTAGAATTGCTTATACCAGATGAATGTTAAGGCCCAAAAAACCTGAGCTAAAATTACGGCTATGTAAACGGTGAACTGCTTCGATTTTAACATCTTGGAATTAAAGTAAAATGCGGGCGAATCTACACATTTTTTCATTAAATATTAAGGCTCTGGAGTAAAACAAGATTGCCCATTTGCACATTGAGTGAAACCAATAAACCAGCTCGATTTTCCGATAGCCATCCACCATTTCACGCTTCTGATAAATTATTATTATTCTTTATGGCTATGTAAAATACAGTAATGGAATTTCATCCAAAAGAGGTAAGGCAACAAGTCTAACAGGTAAGTTCCTAGGACATATAAATTCTGCCTCTTTTCAAAAAATATGTATAAAACAACTTGCAGGCGCAATCGTTTGTAAGCATATCACTCAGCCCATCATCAGCTGTTTTTCAACTGGTTATTATCAAAAAATGACTTTTCACCATAGCAAATCATCTCCGATATCCATACTTTTGCATTCCCTAGGCAACAATTGACTAGGTTAATTTCAGAAACAACACATAACCTAATGATACGAAAAGCGCAAGCTGTTTTGGCTTTTGGACTAATGAGCGCAGTGTGTAGCGCACAGCCAGCAAGCCGCCAATTTATTGGAGTAAAGGATTCTCTTGGCACCATGGTAGTTAACGTTTCCGACGGCCATTACACAATTGTTGCTTTCAACGAAAAGATGGTGCAAACCACCTTCTATCCAAAAGGAATTCAGGAAAAGAATTTTTCTTTTGCAGTGTGTATGACTCCTCAGAAACCTGAACTTGCCATTAGCCAATCCGCCACATCGGCCTCCATTCAGGTGGGCAAAGGCCTCAAGATTGTCATTACAAAGAGTCCATTCAACATTGGCTACTACTACCACGACACGCTGCTTATTGCTGAGAACAAAGGCTATGAGCGCACCGATTCAACTCAAATTATGAGTTTGTCGATACAGCCTAAGGAGGTGCTCTATGGCGGAGGAGAGCGTGCGCTGGGAATGAACCATCGTGGCTACGACCTAACGCTCTATAATAGGGCTCACTATGGCTATCAGGAGCATTCTGAATTAATGAACTATACACTCCCGATGTTCCTCTCCAGCAAGCGCTATGCGGTGCTCTTCGACAACGCCTCGCTGGGCTGGCTTGATCTCGACAGCCACGAGAATAACACCATAAACTATACCACCATGAGCGGTACCATTAACTATTGTGTAATAGCTGGCGATAGCTGGTACGATTTGGAAAACCAATACACCCAGCTCACAGGTAGGCAGCCACTACCTCCCCGCTGGGCCTTTGGCAACTTCAGCAGCCGGTTTGGATACCATTCTCAGCAACAGGTTCTCTCCACGGTGGATAAGTTTTTCAAGGACTCCATTCCGTTGGATGCCGTTATCATCGATATTTACTGGTTTGGCAAGGGCATTTTTGGTGACATGGGTCGTCTCGACTGGTACCGTGACAGCTTTCCAGAGCCAATCAAAATGATGCAAACGCTAAAAGCAAAAGGGGTGAAAACCATATTGGTAACAGAGCCATTCATCCTCACCACCTCTACACGATGGCAGGAGGCTGTTGACAACCAAGTGCTGGGAACCGACACCAGCGGAAAACCCTACACCTTCGATTTCTACTTTGGTCATACTGGACTGATCGACATTTTTAAACCAAAAGCACAACAGTGGTTCTGGAACATATACAAAGGACTTACCAAGCAAGGAGTTGATGGCTGGTGGGGCGACCTAGGTGAACCGGAGGTTCATCCGGCAGGGCTGCAGCACGTGATTGGCAGTGCCAACGAGGTTCATAACGCCTACGGCCACATCTGGGCAAAGGTTGTATTCGATGGGTATAAGAAAGACTTCCCAAATACTAGGCCATTCATTCTGATGAGAGCAGGCTATGCTGGCTCTCAGCGATACGGAATGATTCCGTGGAGTGGAGATGTTAGCCGCAGCTGGGGTGGATTGGTACCTCAACCCGAAATAGCACTGCAGATGGGAATGCAAGGGCTTGGGTATGCGCACTCCGACCTTGGTGGATTTGCCGGGGGCGAAAAGATTGACAACGAACTCTACATCCGTTGGTTGCAGTATGGAGTTTTCCAACCCATATTCAGGCCACATGCACAGGAGCAGATTCCACCTGAGCCTGTATTCCAGAACGACACCACCATGGCTTATGCCAAGGCAGCCGTTGAACTCCGGTATAAACTTCTACCCTACGTTTACTCACTTGCCTTTGACAACAGCCAAACAGGCAAACCACTTATGCGTCCGCTGTTTTTCAACGAGCCTAATAATCCACAGCTACTGACCTACGACAAGGCATACATGTGGGGCGATGCTTTTCTGGTTTCACCTGTAAAGGCCCAAGGAATAAAGGAACAGGCAGTGTATTTACCAAAGGGAACAAGCTGGACCGATTTCTTCACTGGGAAGGTTTACAATGGAGGCAAGGATATCACCCTACCACTTACGCTCAACCACATTCCGGTTTTAGTTAAAGGCGGTGCCATAATCCCCATGCTGCAAAAGGTTGCCAGCACAACGCAAGCTAATTTCAACCAGCTGGAGGTACACTACTACCTCGATCCTGCTGTAGCAACATCCAGCTACGACCTATACAACGACGATGGTGAAACACCGAACGACTACATTAACGGAAACTATGAAAAGCTAAATATAGAAGTATCAAACACCAGCAGGCTGTTAGCATTTATGTTTGCACCCGAAATTGGTAAAATCTATACGATAGCCAAAGACAAAGACATTTTGTTGACCATCCATAACTCACCAAAAAAACCGAAGAAGGTATTGGTGAATGGGAAAAAGCAAGGTGAATGGAGTTGGGTCAATGGAGAAGTGGCCATAAACATCAGCGTTCCAACAACAAGCAACACAAAAGTAACTTTGAAATACTAAGGGGTGTTTATCCCATAGAAAGCAGCACTGCAAATGGCAGTGCTGCTTTCTATTTATAGGGAGGAGATTATTACCTTACATCTTATTATTCTGATGAATAGCCCTATTAATGAAAAGAACTAATCAAAAAATTGCTCCACCAGTTACCATATCGTATTGTCCTAAAATCAACCCGTTTAGCTTGAATATCTATAAAAGATTTTTACATTTACGGTTACCAAAGCAAAATTTCAGTTGCTGCAATGCAAAAACCGTTCAAGGTATTCTCACTTCTTTTTATTGCTCTGGCATTGCTTGCCGCAATTTCATTCATCTATCCACGCGAGGGAATAACCATTGGAGATAGCACCACGCTAACCTTTCCATCGCTTACCGACTTATTCCTCCCCGACACCAGTGGCGTAAAGCATATCAATGAGCTATTCAGCCGCGACGTATTGGCTAAGATGGGTGTAAGTGATACCCCTACACTAGTGGATACTGCAACAGCAGACACTATAGCACAGCCGCTGGACTCTGCTTCGAACAAAATAGACACCACCATCCGATTAGTAACCATCAAGAATATTGAAGCCAACCTCCCCTCCATCGACCTTGAATACCCCGACAGCGGAACGGTTACCCTACACAACTTCTTCGATGCGCTAACAACCATAAAGAGCAATTCAGCCCCAATACGGGTACTGCACTACGGCGATTCTCAGATAGAGGTCGACCGAATTACCTCCCGATTGAGGAGTAAGCTACAGCAGCAATTTGGCGGAGGAGGTTATGGGTTTCTAACCATGGAAAGCGCAGAACAGAGCTACCAACTCAACATATCCAGCACAAACCTATGGGACACCAGAAAGATTAAAAATAAAAACGATAGGTCGAAAAAGAATTTTGGACCATTCTTTAGCTCAGCACGAATAGGCATCGCAGAAACCGCAAAGAAAAACGAAGGATCCATCACCATTAGCCGGAGCAATCTCGGCAGGGTCATCCGCCGCTTTTCCCTTATGTTTATGCCAACCTCACCTCTGCTGCTCGAAACCAAGGCGGACGATTCAATCCTATTTGCCGACATCATTCCACCATCGGAAAACCCTCAGCTGGTTACGGTGGAGCTGCCTCCATCCACAAAAACAATCAGAGTAAAGATGCAAGCCGATGTTAGCCCACTTATCTTTGGCTTAGGGTTCGACCAAAGCCGAGGCATTGCGGTGGACAACATCCCCATAAGGGGTAGTTCCGGGCTTGAGTTTACTCGTGAAAACGGCAAACTTTTGGCCGCTTCATACAAAATGCTCAACGTTAAGTTGCTCTTGCTGGAATTTGGTGTAAACGTGGTGCCCAATGTGGTGAAAAGTTACACCTACTATGAGGAGGCACTCTATCAACAGCTGGTGTTTCTGCGACGAGTTGCTCCCAATGCCTCCATCATCCTCATCGGCGTTTCGGACATGTCACGAAACAACAACGGGAGGATGGTCTCCTATCCAAATATTGAGAAGATTAGGGATGCACAAAAGCGTGCAGCCTTTCGGGCAGGATGTGCCTTTTGGGACTGCTACCGTGCAATGGGCGGAGAAAACGCAATGCCTGCATGGGTAAACGCACAACCACCATTAGCAAACAAGGATTATATCCATTTTACACCCACTGGAGCCAACCTGATTGCCGAGATCTTCTACAAAGCTTTGATGAAGGACTACCAAAAATATTGTGCCACTCAAAAAACAACAAAACAATGAGTAGGCAAAAGATCTACGTGATGCTTGTGACAACCCTGCTCCTTGCCTCTATCCCATTTGGGAGAACCGAAGGATTGGGCAAAATCGGCAACAAAGCCATCATTGAAAATCCCGACGAGATGGCCACAGGCAGTATATCGGAGGTTAGGATATTGCACATTGGTGACTCCCACATTCAAGCCGATTTCTTTACCGGTGAAGTTCGTCGACTGCTACGCCAATATCTCCACGACACCCTACCCCAGCGCGGATTTATCTTTCCCTTTGCCGTGGCAGGAAGCAACAACCCCACCGACTTTAAATCGACGGCAACCGGCAGCTGGCAAACGCTAAAGAGTACCAACAGCCCAGTAACCGAATCGCTAGGTGTAAATGGTTTAGCGCTCTCCACCAGCGACGCCAAGGCGACCATAACCATTAAGATAAAATCAGAAAACAGCCGCTTTAATCGCGTCAGGGTGTTTTACAGTACAAAAGGAGGCTTTAAACCAAGTGTTGTGGGCAACTTCACCGTTACCCAAACAGTGGAAGAGAACCTACATGAAATTACCTTCAACTTAAGCAGAAAGAGTGATTCCCTTACCCTAAAGGTTTTGTCAAGGGAAGAGGATGGTGAGCTGCTGCTCCACGGCATTATTCTGGAGGACACATGCAGCAAATTCTCCTACAATGTTGCCGGTCTCAACGGTGCCACAACCACCAGCTTTACACGATGTAAAATGCTCCAATCGGAAGTTGAGAGTATAAACCCCACCGTGGTGATAATTTCACTGGGAACCAACGATGCATACATCCCTTCATTCTCTCCAATTGAGCTAAAGAATAACTTAGATGCGCTGATTGCCAACATACATCAATCGGCTCCAAGCGCGCTTATTGTGCTTACCACCCCCGGCGATTTTCTGGCAAAGGGGCACCGACGAACCACCAGACCACAAACTGCAGCAGAGGTAATCGTCCAAGTTGCCCATAAGCACCACCTCCCCGTTTGGAACTTTTTTGAGGCTATGGGAGGTAAAGGCTCCATTGATGCATGGAGAGGCAAAGGACTGGCTGCACCCGATGGGCTGCACCTCTCCAAGGAAGGTTACAAAGTGCAGGGGCAAATGTTTTTTGAATGGTTAACCGGTCTAAACACCTAGAAGAATGATGGAGACGGTTACACAGCTGGTTAGGCATTTCTTCCTCTACTCCAAAACGGAGCCGATGCTCTTTTCTGGGATTATTTTCTGGGGTTTCCTGCTTGTGCTGCTAGCTGGTTATCAGCTGGTATACCGACGCAATCACCTCCGCAACGTATACCTGCTGGCGTTTAGCCTTTTCTTCTACTATAAGTCTGGAGGGCTATTTTTCTGGCTACTGATTTTCTCTACCGTTATTGACTATACCCTCGGTTTAGCCATTGGAAAAACGGAAAAGAAACTGGTTCGAAAGATGCTGGTTTCCTTCAGCGTAATAGTAAACCTTGGGGTGCTCTCCTACTTTAAGTATGCCTACTTCTACATCAACACCATCAACTCCTGGTTCGGGACACACTTGCATGTTACTAACCTACTGGCTGAGTGGAGCAACCAAATATCAGGAAGTCACTTCGATCCGCTGGTAATCATTCTTCCAGTTGGAATTTCATTCTATACGTTTCAAACCATCTCCTATACCGTCGATGTGTACCGTAGGCTTATTCCACCTGTAAAGAGCATACTCGATTTTGGGTTCTACGTGAGTTTCTTCCCGCAGCTTGTGGCTGGCCCCATTGTAAGGGCATCGGAATTCATACCCCAGATCTATACCAAATACCACCTCTCCAAGGACGAACTTAGCCACGCCATTTTTCTCATAATCATTGGATTGATAAAGAAAATTGCCGTTTCTAACTACATATCAATAAACTTTGTCGATAGAATATTCCTGTCGCCCACCTCCTACTCCGGTTTTGAGATTCTGATGGGTGTTTATGGATATGCACTTCAGATATACTGTGACTTTAGCGGCTACACCGATATTGCTCTTGGCGTAGCCCTTCTACTGGGTTTCCGCCTGCCTGTAAACTTCAACTCGCCCTACAAGGCCACTAGCATCACTAACTTTTGGCATCGATGGCACATATCGCTTTCGCGCTGGCTTCGCGACTACCTATACATACCGTTGGGTGGAAACCGAAAAGGGAAAATTCGTACCTACGCCAATCTGCTTGTGACAATGCTTCTGGGAGGGCTATGGCATGGGGCCAGCCTTAAGTTTATGGTTTGGGGCGGAATGCATGGCGTTGCGCTCGCCACAGAAAGACTGTTTGGCATTGGTCGTAGCGAAAGCCAAAAGAAACTTTCATGGTGGAAGAAAGGTGTTGCAATAATCCTAACATTTAATTTTGTTTGCTTAGCCTGGATACCTTTCAGGGCGGGCAGTTTCGCCGATGCCAGCTTAATAGTCTCACGCATTGCTTCAGCTTTCTCTTTTACAGCAATCCCAAGCATTTTGTTGGGCTATAAATCAGTATTTATAGTAATGGCAATTGGATATGCGGCACATTGGTTTCCATCGCAGGCAAAAGAAAACCTCCGGGGAAAGTTTATTCAAGCTCACTGGTCTATTAAAATCCTTGCAATAATAGCTGTTGCATTTACACTTGCACAGGTTCGGTCGGCTGAGGTGCTACCATTTATTTATTTCCAGTTTTAGCAATCCCATCTCTCTATGTGCTTAAATAAAAAAAAGCATTACCTTAGTTTGTGCATTTAGGTTACACAACTCATGCACCAAATTCAACTACATAAGTATTAAAGAAATACAATCTTCGAACAAGCCAATATAACCGAAAACCAAAACCCTAGAACAATGAACAATGTCGATGAAGACACACTTCAAAAGAGTCAACGAATGGCCATTGAACTGGGAATCCCATTGAGGATTTCCGTTAAATCCATAGTAAAAGTCCAGATGATTTTTACCATTCTTGCACTTTTAACTATTTTTTACTTTGCCCCAGAGCTCTATGCCCGAGCAGCATTTACAAGCATAGAGACTGTATCACTACTTGTTGTCACTCCATTACTGCTAATTGCAACATTCTTGTTTTACGCCATCTCCGATGCGGTAATTGTAAATGGAGAGTTGCGCATTAAAAACATTTTGGTTAAGCCACGCCACCTCAACCTACTCATGGTAAACAAGGTATGGATGCCCTTTGGCCCAGAATCAAAGATTGCAGTGATTTTCTACCACGGTTTTAAACTATTCCCTCCATTTAGCATTATCATTATTCCAAATTGGATTCCAAGTGCTGCAAGCCTACGCGGGATGATACTATATGGAAAAGACTTATCTGCAACCATATCCCGTCCAGAAATAAAACTCAAGCATCAGCAATAGCTGCCGACTGCCATCCGACAGGTGCAAATCGGGACTGATGTTGACTTTGCGAATCGAAACCTATGCCAAACCATAAGGTGTGTGTCAAAACTTTTGCTAATTTGGCGATTGTAAAACAGCAACGCCATGAAGATTTCTACCAGCTTCGACTCGGGAAACATAGAGGTTGTAAGCCTAAGTTCACATGAAAACATTCAGCTAAAAATCCGAAAG encodes the following:
- a CDS encoding MBOAT family O-acyltransferase encodes the protein MMETVTQLVRHFFLYSKTEPMLFSGIIFWGFLLVLLAGYQLVYRRNHLRNVYLLAFSLFFYYKSGGLFFWLLIFSTVIDYTLGLAIGKTEKKLVRKMLVSFSVIVNLGVLSYFKYAYFYINTINSWFGTHLHVTNLLAEWSNQISGSHFDPLVIILPVGISFYTFQTISYTVDVYRRLIPPVKSILDFGFYVSFFPQLVAGPIVRASEFIPQIYTKYHLSKDELSHAIFLIIIGLIKKIAVSNYISINFVDRIFLSPTSYSGFEILMGVYGYALQIYCDFSGYTDIALGVALLLGFRLPVNFNSPYKATSITNFWHRWHISLSRWLRDYLYIPLGGNRKGKIRTYANLLVTMLLGGLWHGASLKFMVWGGMHGVALATERLFGIGRSESQKKLSWWKKGVAIILTFNFVCLAWIPFRAGSFADASLIVSRIASAFSFTAIPSILLGYKSVFIVMAIGYAAHWFPSQAKENLRGKFIQAHWSIKILAIIAVAFTLAQVRSAEVLPFIYFQF
- a CDS encoding TIM-barrel domain-containing protein — encoded protein: MIRKAQAVLAFGLMSAVCSAQPASRQFIGVKDSLGTMVVNVSDGHYTIVAFNEKMVQTTFYPKGIQEKNFSFAVCMTPQKPELAISQSATSASIQVGKGLKIVITKSPFNIGYYYHDTLLIAENKGYERTDSTQIMSLSIQPKEVLYGGGERALGMNHRGYDLTLYNRAHYGYQEHSELMNYTLPMFLSSKRYAVLFDNASLGWLDLDSHENNTINYTTMSGTINYCVIAGDSWYDLENQYTQLTGRQPLPPRWAFGNFSSRFGYHSQQQVLSTVDKFFKDSIPLDAVIIDIYWFGKGIFGDMGRLDWYRDSFPEPIKMMQTLKAKGVKTILVTEPFILTTSTRWQEAVDNQVLGTDTSGKPYTFDFYFGHTGLIDIFKPKAQQWFWNIYKGLTKQGVDGWWGDLGEPEVHPAGLQHVIGSANEVHNAYGHIWAKVVFDGYKKDFPNTRPFILMRAGYAGSQRYGMIPWSGDVSRSWGGLVPQPEIALQMGMQGLGYAHSDLGGFAGGEKIDNELYIRWLQYGVFQPIFRPHAQEQIPPEPVFQNDTTMAYAKAAVELRYKLLPYVYSLAFDNSQTGKPLMRPLFFNEPNNPQLLTYDKAYMWGDAFLVSPVKAQGIKEQAVYLPKGTSWTDFFTGKVYNGGKDITLPLTLNHIPVLVKGGAIIPMLQKVASTTQANFNQLEVHYYLDPAVATSSYDLYNDDGETPNDYINGNYEKLNIEVSNTSRLLAFMFAPEIGKIYTIAKDKDILLTIHNSPKKPKKVLVNGKKQGEWSWVNGEVAINISVPTTSNTKVTLKY
- a CDS encoding GDSL-type esterase/lipase family protein, producing the protein MSRQKIYVMLVTTLLLASIPFGRTEGLGKIGNKAIIENPDEMATGSISEVRILHIGDSHIQADFFTGEVRRLLRQYLHDTLPQRGFIFPFAVAGSNNPTDFKSTATGSWQTLKSTNSPVTESLGVNGLALSTSDAKATITIKIKSENSRFNRVRVFYSTKGGFKPSVVGNFTVTQTVEENLHEITFNLSRKSDSLTLKVLSREEDGELLLHGIILEDTCSKFSYNVAGLNGATTTSFTRCKMLQSEVESINPTVVIISLGTNDAYIPSFSPIELKNNLDALIANIHQSAPSALIVLTTPGDFLAKGHRRTTRPQTAAEVIVQVAHKHHLPVWNFFEAMGGKGSIDAWRGKGLAAPDGLHLSKEGYKVQGQMFFEWLTGLNT